The Lates calcarifer isolate ASB-BC8 linkage group LG14, TLL_Latcal_v3, whole genome shotgun sequence genome has a segment encoding these proteins:
- the LOC108902084 gene encoding uncharacterized protein LOC108902084 encodes MIMDLLLCSFILLFPVIPASGNFIQKFTGDTVHIPVETRCAARQTTRLLHVRKGASAHLVATLDGVWKPGPGYEDRLDRNGSVVLKSANINDNGVYELTCGDNVVAHTQLSVRVLIELPVPEGKPVKVPCFFVTAGEPVEYVQWEKDGKLVLRMTDSGGITRGAESEGVSVSPDWIRLGDLSLIIPRVRLTHSGVYTCTVHTRGEEKTKRGNPEAVKLNVTQRTADLQVPVHTPPPVRRPTQCPTWTWTPVIITAAVTSVLIAPSAILVFWFLKNRRCCGRHRKGEEEKEEEEEERRVEGDGEAMRHNQQNTEMLRLNGHKSPAIIL; translated from the exons ATGATCATGGATCTGCTGCTCTGTTCGTTCAttcttctgtttcctgtcaTCCCCGCTTCTGGAAACTTTATCCAGAAGTTTACAGGAGACACAGTTCACATCCCAGTGGAGACGCGCTGTGCGGCAAGACAGACAACCAGACTTCTTCACGTGCGCAAAGGTGCCAGCGCTCACCTGGTGGCTACTCTGGACGGGGTCTGGAAACCTGGTCCAGGTTACGAGGACAGGTTGGATCGAAACGGTTCCGTCGTCTTGAAAAGTGCAAACATTAACGATAACGGAGTGTACGAGCTAACCTGCGGTGACAATgttgttgcacacacacagctgagtgtCCGCGTGCTCATTGAACTGCCGGTGCCCGAGGGGAAACCGGTGAAGGTCCCGTGCTTCTTCGTCACTGCAGGTGAGCCTGTGGAGTACGTGCAGTGGGAAAAAGACGGGAAGCTGGTGCTGAGGATGACCGACTCAGGAGGCATCACACGCGGTGCAGAGTCTGAGGGAGTGTCTGTGTCACCGGACTGGATCAGACTGGGGGACCTGTCTCTGATTATACCGCGGGTCCGGCTGACACACAGCGGAGTCTACACCTGCACCGTGCACACGCGCGGTGAAGAGAAGACGAAACGGGGAAACCCTGAGGCGGTGAAGCTGAACGTTACACAGAGGACCGCGGACCTACAAGTCCCTGtccacacaccaccaccagtgAGGAGG CCGACACAGTGCCCCACCTGGACATGGACACCAGTCATCataactgcagctgtgacaTCTGTTCTTATTGCACCTTCAGCCATTTTGGTTTTCTGGTTCCTGAAGAATAGAAGGTGCTGTGGCCGACACCGGAAAGGcgaggaagagaaggaggaagaggaagaggaaagaagggTTGAAGGGGATGGAGAAGCAATGAGACACAACCAGCAGAACACAGAAATGCTAAGGTTAAATGGGCACAAATCACCAGCCATTATTTTATGA